The Endozoicomonas sp. 4G DNA segment ACCATGGGATGGTCGTCTGACCATGGGTGTTCGTAACCTGACCAATGAGGAGCCTCCTTACGTGAGCCCCACAGGTCTTTACGACACAGACCTGTATAGCATCCAGGGTCGTACATATTACGCGAAGTATACTCAGAGGTTTTAATTTGAGTATGACCTGAGCACGACCTAATCGTGCTCAGGCTATTTGACCAATAACAACAACCCCCTCATGGGAAATGGCAGTCCATGAACAAAATCAAAATAAAAACCCAAAAAGTAAAAAGCCTCTACAGCGCAATCGCATTAAGCACCGCGTTGTCAGCTTCATTACTCACCCCCCACAGCACTGGCAGACGACCCTCTGTCCAGTGTCCTATCCACCCAACAAAAAACCGACAAAGCTTCCGAGGTTTCCCAAAACAAGGTCGACAAACTGTCTAACCAGACGCAAGACCTGCTGGCCGATTATAAAGGCGTCATCCGCCAGGTTGAGGCACTCAAAGTCTACAACCGCCAATTACAAAAAGTAGTCAACGCCCAGCAAACCGAAATTGAATCCATGCTGGAGCAGATCGAAACCCTGGACCAGACCAACATCGAGATTACCCCGCTCATGTTGAAAATGGTCGAAGCACTGGAAGAGTTTATTGAACTGGACGCCCCCTTCCAGATGCAAGAACGTCGTGACCGTGTCGCCCGACTCAAGGAAACCCTCGACAGTCCAAACGTCACCACGTCAGAAAAATACCGTAAGATTCTGGAGTCCTACCAGATTGAAACGGACTTTGGCCGTACCATCGAAGCCTATCAGGCCAGTCTCGGTGAAGGCGACGATACCCGTACCTATGACTTCCTCCGCATAGGGCGTGTGGCGCTGCTTTATCAATCACTGGACGGTGCTGAAACCGGTCAGTGGAACAAAGAAACACGACAGTGGGAAGTCCTGCCGGAAAGCTACCGTGCCGGTGTTAACCAGGGTCTGAAAATTGCCCGCAAACAGGCGCCTCATAACCTGATCAAACTGCCTGTTCGCACAGCGGAGGATGCGTAATGAAGTACCTTCAAAACTCTTTTAGCCAGCTGAAAAAGACGTTCAAGCCGGTTGCCATCTCCGTCTTTATGGGTGTGGGCGCTGTCAGTATGGCGACATCGGCATCAGCAGACACCGGGCTGACCGCACTGCAAGGGTTGCTGGACAAAGTGAAACAGGACGGTGTCACAGAAAGCCGTGAAAACCGTGCCCGTGAAGCCCGTTTCCTGCAAGAAAAAAACAATCAACAGCAACTGCTGGCCGAAGCCAGGGCCGAACTGAAAGCCCAGGAAGCCCTGAGCGATCAACTGCTGAAACAATCCGATGACA contains these protein-coding regions:
- a CDS encoding DUF3450 domain-containing protein, with the translated sequence MADDPLSSVLSTQQKTDKASEVSQNKVDKLSNQTQDLLADYKGVIRQVEALKVYNRQLQKVVNAQQTEIESMLEQIETLDQTNIEITPLMLKMVEALEEFIELDAPFQMQERRDRVARLKETLDSPNVTTSEKYRKILESYQIETDFGRTIEAYQASLGEGDDTRTYDFLRIGRVALLYQSLDGAETGQWNKETRQWEVLPESYRAGVNQGLKIARKQAPHNLIKLPVRTAEDA